One genomic window of Desulfuromonas acetoxidans DSM 684 includes the following:
- a CDS encoding ferritin family protein, translating to MPEFGNPFSVLKQDRMLTHAELVRAIRFMVAAEYEAIQLYQQLAESTDNVLAQQVLIDVADEEKVHAGEFLRLLKELDPDEERFYQEGAQEVEEEFLNGAAAEQASPQAATTGQGLGIGSLKK from the coding sequence ATGCCTGAATTTGGAAATCCTTTCAGTGTTTTAAAGCAGGATCGCATGCTGACTCACGCTGAGTTGGTGCGTGCTATCCGTTTTATGGTGGCTGCCGAATACGAAGCCATTCAACTCTACCAGCAGTTGGCGGAGTCCACCGACAATGTGCTGGCCCAGCAGGTTCTTATCGACGTTGCCGATGAGGAAAAAGTGCATGCTGGAGAGTTTCTTCGCCTGCTCAAGGAGCTGGACCCTGATGAAGAGCGTTTTTATCAGGAAGGCGCCCAGGAAGTTGAGGAGGAATTCCTTAACGGCGCTGCTGCTGAACAAGCGTCGCCACAGGCCGCGACTACCGGTCAGGGGCTTGGCATCGGCAGTTTGAAAAAGTGA
- a CDS encoding enoyl-CoA hydratase/isomerase family protein: MTTSNLLVECRDQVAHITINRPDAMNALNPATADELKRTIKELEKSVEAKAVVITGQGPKAFCAGGDVALMRTLGPIEARKVALGVAELFHTIESSPLVVIAAVNGYALGGGCELAMACDLRLAAEKAQLGQPEINLGILPGWGGTQRLPRLIGVSRAKKLIFTGERITAQQAMEFGLVDEVLPGDELLEAAHALAVTIAGKPQSAIRMIKQSIYHGMQMDLDRAIRYEAELFGMCFATKDKQEGMDAFFEKRPPKWQDC, translated from the coding sequence ATGACAACATCAAATTTGCTGGTGGAATGCCGTGATCAGGTTGCCCATATTACCATTAATCGTCCCGATGCCATGAACGCCCTCAATCCAGCCACGGCTGACGAACTGAAGCGCACCATCAAAGAGCTGGAAAAATCAGTGGAAGCCAAAGCCGTTGTCATTACCGGGCAGGGACCGAAAGCGTTTTGCGCCGGAGGTGATGTGGCATTAATGCGCACCCTGGGACCGATTGAAGCGCGTAAGGTCGCTCTGGGCGTGGCGGAACTGTTTCATACCATTGAAAGCTCGCCATTGGTCGTGATTGCTGCCGTTAACGGCTACGCCCTGGGCGGTGGCTGTGAACTGGCCATGGCCTGCGACCTGCGGCTGGCCGCTGAAAAGGCCCAGCTGGGGCAGCCGGAAATCAACTTGGGGATTTTGCCCGGTTGGGGTGGTACCCAGCGCTTGCCGCGCCTGATTGGTGTCAGTCGGGCGAAAAAACTGATATTTACCGGTGAACGGATCACGGCACAGCAGGCCATGGAATTTGGCCTGGTAGATGAGGTGCTGCCTGGTGATGAATTGCTCGAAGCGGCCCATGCTCTGGCGGTGACCATCGCCGGAAAGCCGCAGTCTGCCATCCGCATGATCAAACAGTCGATTTATCACGGGATGCAGATGGACTTGGACAGGGCCATTCGGTACGAAGCTGAATTGTTCGGCATGTGTTTTGCCACCAAAGACAAGCAGGAGGGGATGGACGCCTTTTTCGAAAAACGGCCGCCGAAATGGCAGGATTGCTGA
- the trxC gene encoding thioredoxin TrxC, translated as MSQLIHLICAACGAINRIPGERVAAQPQCGRCHKPLFSAAPLTLGERSFQRYLEKDDLPLLVDFWAPWCGPCKAMAPQFASAAGQLEPALRLAKVNTEAEQALAARYQIRSIPTLVLFKQGKEVNRHSGAMTAAQITQWVKPHL; from the coding sequence ATGTCACAATTGATTCATCTAATTTGCGCTGCATGTGGCGCGATCAACCGAATTCCGGGCGAGCGCGTTGCGGCGCAGCCGCAATGTGGCCGCTGCCATAAACCGTTGTTTTCAGCTGCGCCACTGACACTGGGAGAACGCAGTTTTCAGCGCTACCTGGAAAAGGATGATCTGCCGTTGTTGGTGGATTTCTGGGCACCGTGGTGCGGGCCGTGCAAAGCCATGGCTCCGCAATTTGCCAGTGCAGCCGGTCAGCTTGAACCCGCGTTACGCCTGGCCAAAGTCAATACCGAGGCGGAGCAGGCTCTGGCTGCCCGCTATCAGATCCGTTCGATTCCGACTCTGGTGCTGTTCAAGCAGGGTAAAGAGGTGAACCGCCACAGTGGCGCCATGACTGCGGCCCAGATCACTCAATGGGTAAAACCGCACCTGTAA
- a CDS encoding putative bifunctional diguanylate cyclase/phosphodiesterase has protein sequence MPLLPLDDNPFKNVNHTDMERRKRAEVIINIRWLLLIFAAVGSALIIAAIPFGADLNATHVAVLCLGLIVLTLYNCGLHLLSRTNRHPLWIDRGQLTADTVLVSTLIFFSGAEHSWLWPLYVVIALEATFLLRHPREVVVISSLGAALFAAILCAGSYGNVPQFNLHLLDNIGPQHTIDRVLLWLWACFLGCSATLIGSSFNSALTNESQETLSRENQLQRFMESAQDLIFAFDADNRIHYLNGAARQRLDVDISGPALHVDQILDESELPRWNSKTCLLTVGTPFEPTSFRLRSAAGHELPVDCRISTAADGGTILHWVVCRDLSTQLENEKRLYNLSNFDQLTGLTNRQEFSEQATNAMRLTKRLQQQMAVALISIDHLKVINETLTSEVGDSLLREFSVRLSQGVRETDLVGRLSGNQFAVAFTNIDDIQSIEQVMTKLRKKLSQPMTIGDQEMFVTSSAGLSIYPGDALSVEALLKKANSARYYVRAHGGNKHQFYAPEMDEDIKNRLEMINGLHNALVRDELQLSYQPKVNLAEGEFHSVEVLLRWSHPTLGQVSPSDFIPMAEESGMIGELTLWVLRQACLQVHAWQKQGLPPIRVAVNVSGHQLQSSDFITALTDLLNETGLDPQWLEIEITESVLMQSPTAAIATLNKLRKLGIHLAIDDFGTGYSSLAYLKRFPVHSLKIDRSFIKDIEQSERYATITSSIIEMGKSLHLTVIAEGVETLGQMAFLKEQNCDEIQGFLYSMPVNADEIVRLKTNLQDQTCPLSAVATS, from the coding sequence ATGCCACTGCTGCCACTTGACGACAATCCCTTTAAAAACGTTAACCACACGGATATGGAACGTCGAAAACGGGCCGAGGTCATCATCAACATCCGCTGGTTGCTGTTAATTTTTGCTGCGGTGGGCAGCGCCCTGATAATTGCGGCTATCCCGTTTGGTGCCGACCTCAATGCGACCCATGTCGCGGTTCTATGCCTGGGTCTCATTGTTCTCACACTCTACAACTGCGGACTGCATCTCCTCAGCCGGACAAACCGTCATCCACTCTGGATCGATCGTGGCCAACTAACCGCCGACACCGTACTGGTCAGCACCCTGATCTTTTTCAGCGGGGCTGAACACAGTTGGCTGTGGCCGCTGTATGTCGTTATTGCCCTTGAGGCCACCTTTTTGTTACGACACCCACGCGAGGTGGTGGTCATAAGCAGTCTGGGCGCAGCTCTGTTTGCAGCGATCCTGTGTGCCGGCAGCTATGGCAATGTCCCGCAATTCAATTTGCATCTGCTCGACAACATCGGACCCCAGCATACGATTGATCGCGTTCTGTTGTGGTTGTGGGCTTGCTTTCTCGGCTGTTCCGCCACACTGATCGGCAGCTCGTTTAATTCCGCTCTGACCAATGAATCGCAGGAGACCCTGTCGCGCGAAAACCAACTTCAGCGTTTTATGGAGAGTGCTCAGGATCTGATCTTCGCCTTTGATGCCGACAACCGTATCCATTATCTCAACGGAGCGGCCCGACAGCGCCTTGATGTTGATATTTCCGGCCCAGCTCTGCACGTCGATCAGATCCTTGACGAGTCCGAGCTGCCGCGCTGGAACAGTAAAACCTGCCTGCTCACCGTAGGCACCCCGTTTGAACCAACTTCATTTCGTCTGCGCAGTGCAGCAGGACATGAGCTACCCGTTGATTGCCGCATCAGCACTGCGGCCGATGGCGGCACAATCCTGCACTGGGTAGTCTGCCGCGACCTTTCGACTCAACTTGAAAATGAAAAGCGCCTCTACAACTTGTCCAACTTTGATCAACTGACCGGACTGACCAACCGTCAGGAGTTTTCAGAACAAGCGACCAACGCCATGCGCCTGACCAAGCGCCTGCAACAACAGATGGCTGTGGCCTTGATCTCCATCGATCACCTCAAAGTGATCAATGAAACTCTGACCAGCGAAGTTGGCGACAGCCTGCTGCGCGAATTCAGCGTCCGCTTGAGTCAGGGCGTGCGAGAAACCGACCTGGTCGGTCGACTTTCCGGAAATCAGTTTGCTGTCGCTTTCACCAATATCGACGACATCCAGTCCATTGAGCAGGTGATGACGAAACTGCGCAAGAAACTCAGCCAGCCGATGACCATTGGTGATCAGGAAATGTTTGTCACCTCCAGCGCCGGTCTCAGCATTTATCCCGGCGACGCCCTGAGTGTTGAAGCTCTGCTCAAAAAAGCCAATAGCGCCCGGTATTATGTGCGCGCGCACGGTGGCAACAAGCACCAGTTTTATGCCCCGGAGATGGATGAAGACATTAAAAACCGTCTGGAAATGATCAACGGTCTGCACAACGCGCTGGTACGTGATGAACTGCAACTCTCCTACCAGCCCAAAGTTAATCTGGCCGAGGGAGAATTTCACTCCGTGGAAGTTTTGCTACGCTGGAGCCACCCCACTCTGGGACAGGTCTCACCAAGTGACTTTATCCCCATGGCCGAGGAATCGGGCATGATCGGCGAGTTGACGCTGTGGGTTCTGCGCCAGGCCTGCCTGCAGGTTCATGCCTGGCAAAAACAGGGGTTGCCGCCGATTCGGGTCGCGGTCAATGTGTCCGGCCATCAGTTGCAAAGCAGCGATTTCATCACCGCGCTTACGGATCTGCTCAATGAAACCGGCCTTGACCCGCAATGGCTGGAGATCGAGATCACTGAATCGGTGCTGATGCAAAGCCCGACAGCGGCTATTGCCACCCTGAACAAGCTGCGCAAACTCGGGATTCATCTGGCCATTGATGACTTTGGCACCGGCTATTCGTCGCTGGCTTATCTCAAACGGTTCCCGGTCCACTCCCTGAAAATTGATCGCTCGTTTATCAAAGATATCGAGCAGAGCGAGCGTTACGCCACCATCACATCGTCCATTATCGAAATGGGCAAATCACTGCACCTGACTGTGATTGCCGAAGGAGTGGAAACCCTTGGCCAAATGGCCTTTCTTAAAGAACAGAACTGCGATGAGATCCAAGGTTTTCTCTACAGCATGCCGGTCAATGCCGACGAGATCGTCCGCCTGAAAACCAATCTGCAGGATCAAACCTGCCCGCTGAGTGCCGTTGCCACCTCCTGA
- a CDS encoding DMT family transporter translates to MNDLLKSHLMVLLATFFIAGSFLASARLAGVINPFSLTLMRFVASFVLLLPLVLSRRDWRRKIVTVLPRATVISFFYAMFFACLFEALKTTTSLNTGTLYTLVPFMTALLCLVFLRQPIGGQTFLIYILGAASACWVIFEGQLDRLLAFSLNQGDWLFLGGSLLICGYSLSMKLLYRRSDPMPVLVFCILFTGALWMGTALLVLGYPLDWHNIHGEHLAAMSYLVVASTLMTVYLYQRSTVVLGPRRVMAYIYLNPAAIAVLLWWFEGVKIPTIVLPGIVACSLATVLLQREPRS, encoded by the coding sequence ATGAACGATCTTCTAAAATCCCACCTGATGGTTTTGCTCGCGACCTTTTTTATTGCCGGATCATTCCTGGCCTCAGCGCGGCTGGCCGGAGTGATCAACCCGTTTTCTCTGACCCTGATGCGCTTTGTTGCCTCGTTCGTACTCCTGTTGCCACTGGTGCTGTCACGGCGTGACTGGCGCCGCAAAATCGTTACGGTCTTGCCGCGAGCCACCGTAATAAGTTTTTTTTATGCCATGTTTTTTGCCTGCCTGTTTGAAGCGTTGAAAACAACCACGTCGCTCAATACCGGCACCCTTTACACCCTGGTACCATTCATGACCGCCCTGCTGTGCCTGGTTTTCCTGCGCCAACCCATTGGCGGCCAGACCTTTCTCATCTACATCCTCGGCGCTGCTTCCGCCTGCTGGGTGATTTTTGAGGGGCAATTGGATCGGCTGCTGGCCTTCAGTCTCAATCAGGGCGATTGGCTGTTTCTCGGTGGCTCGCTGCTGATCTGCGGCTACTCCCTAAGTATGAAACTGCTTTACCGGCGCAGCGACCCAATGCCGGTTCTGGTGTTCTGCATCCTGTTTACCGGCGCCCTGTGGATGGGAACAGCCCTGCTGGTTCTGGGCTACCCTCTGGACTGGCATAACATCCATGGCGAACATCTTGCCGCCATGAGCTATCTGGTCGTAGCCTCCACATTGATGACCGTCTATCTCTACCAGCGCAGTACCGTGGTCCTCGGCCCGCGCCGGGTCATGGCCTATATCTATCTCAACCCGGCCGCCATTGCCGTTTTACTGTGGTGGTTCGAAGGGGTCAAAATCCCCACCATTGTCCTGCCGGGAATCGTGGCATGCAGTCTGGCGACGGTCCTGTTGCAACGCGAACCCCGCTCCTGA
- the wrbA gene encoding NAD(P)H:quinone oxidoreductase: MATKIQIIFYSTYGHVYEMAKAVAEGARSVDGTEVAIYRVAELMDEATLERIGAGEAQAALADIPIATPDVLEDADAIIFGTPTRFGNMAAQMRNFLDQTGGLWAKGGLVGKVGSVFASTGTQHGGQETTITSFHTTLFHHGMVVVGVPYTEPALTNMAEITGGTPYGATTLAGSDGSRQPSENERTIARFQGRHVAEIAKKLAQ; this comes from the coding sequence ATGGCAACCAAGATTCAGATCATTTTTTACAGTACTTATGGGCATGTGTATGAAATGGCCAAAGCTGTGGCTGAGGGTGCCCGTTCGGTCGATGGGACAGAGGTCGCTATCTATCGTGTTGCGGAACTGATGGATGAGGCAACATTGGAACGAATCGGTGCTGGTGAGGCGCAAGCCGCTTTGGCCGATATCCCTATTGCCACCCCGGATGTGCTGGAAGATGCAGACGCCATTATCTTTGGTACGCCGACCCGGTTTGGCAACATGGCCGCTCAGATGCGCAACTTTCTCGATCAAACCGGTGGGTTGTGGGCCAAAGGCGGGCTGGTCGGTAAGGTGGGCAGTGTCTTTGCCTCCACCGGCACCCAGCATGGTGGTCAGGAAACTACCATCACCAGTTTCCATACCACGCTGTTTCACCATGGCATGGTGGTGGTTGGGGTGCCGTACACCGAACCGGCCTTGACCAACATGGCTGAGATCACCGGCGGTACTCCCTATGGCGCCACCACGCTGGCCGGTTCCGACGGTTCGCGGCAGCCTTCGGAAAATGAACGGACCATTGCCCGCTTCCAGGGCCGACATGTGGCAGAAATTGCCAAAAAACTGGCGCAATAA
- a CDS encoding YceI family protein, with translation MKKTLLCLLIMLTVSIANGAASEWRIDPDHSNAQFRIRHLMISEVGGMFPTITGKLTLNDDNVSDSSIEVAVAVASLDTGVAKRDAHLLGSDFFDVDNFPTMTFVSTRIDKTNQGLALYGTLTIHGYSHSTVFAVTGPSEAIKDPWGMTRIGASATTTINRRHFGMVWNEVLDNGNAMIGNEVELQIDMELIRQ, from the coding sequence ATGAAAAAGACCCTATTATGTCTCCTGATCATGCTGACGGTGTCGATTGCCAATGGAGCTGCCAGTGAGTGGCGCATCGATCCGGACCACTCCAATGCCCAGTTCCGTATCCGTCATCTGATGATCAGTGAAGTGGGCGGCATGTTTCCCACCATCACAGGCAAGCTGACCCTCAATGACGATAACGTTAGCGACTCTTCAATTGAGGTGGCTGTTGCGGTTGCGTCACTCGATACCGGTGTGGCCAAGCGCGATGCGCATTTGCTCGGCAGTGATTTTTTCGATGTCGATAACTTTCCGACTATGACATTTGTCTCAACGCGGATTGATAAAACGAATCAGGGGCTGGCCCTCTACGGCACACTCACCATCCATGGCTATAGTCATTCCACTGTGTTTGCCGTGACCGGTCCGAGCGAAGCGATTAAAGATCCATGGGGTATGACCCGTATCGGCGCGTCAGCTACCACAACCATCAATCGTCGGCACTTTGGCATGGTGTGGAACGAAGTTCTCGATAATGGCAATGCTATGATTGGCAATGAGGTGGAGTTGCAGATCGATATGGAACTGATTCGTCAATAA
- a CDS encoding MarR family winged helix-turn-helix transcriptional regulator — protein sequence MPTAYHGTEQEQRALNTLIKMLRAAESVSTFLQSGRVSAGLSISQFGVLETLYHLGPMCQRDLGRKILKSSGNITTVIDNLEKRQLVERRRLETDRRYFQVHLTEKGRTLIAQVFPEHVERIVERFSVLSADEQEQLAMLCKKFGMASTEKDPEP from the coding sequence ATGCCAACGGCCTATCACGGGACAGAACAGGAACAGCGGGCTCTGAACACACTTATAAAAATGTTGCGAGCTGCGGAATCTGTGTCTACCTTTTTACAGAGCGGTCGGGTCAGTGCCGGATTGTCGATCAGCCAGTTTGGCGTTTTGGAGACCTTGTATCATCTTGGTCCCATGTGCCAGAGAGACCTTGGCCGGAAAATCCTTAAAAGCAGCGGTAATATTACCACAGTGATCGACAATCTGGAAAAGCGACAGCTCGTTGAGCGACGGCGACTGGAAACGGATCGCCGCTATTTCCAAGTACATTTGACCGAAAAAGGACGCACCTTGATCGCCCAAGTGTTCCCCGAACATGTGGAGCGTATTGTCGAACGGTTCAGCGTCTTGTCGGCGGATGAGCAGGAGCAGTTGGCCATGCTGTGTAAAAAGTTTGGGATGGCCTCGACTGAAAAAGACCCCGAACCGTAA
- a CDS encoding alpha/beta hydrolase, whose product MQLVFLHGLETGPHGSKYQALKAMFGEVISPDCEGVFDPQQRLTIIRDTLRDQPGPFLVVGSSAGGLMALLLQQVEPRVAALVLCAPALHTEHADGLSAEGLPPTIIIHGRQDDVVPIASSRRFGAPLIEVDDGHRLNASIVLMLKQVFELKCRLLYPDAAPAQ is encoded by the coding sequence ATGCAACTTGTTTTTTTACATGGTCTGGAAACCGGACCGCACGGCAGTAAGTATCAGGCCCTCAAGGCGATGTTTGGCGAGGTCATTTCGCCGGACTGCGAAGGGGTGTTTGACCCCCAGCAGCGCCTGACCATTATCCGCGACACCTTGCGTGATCAGCCCGGACCGTTCCTCGTTGTCGGTTCCAGCGCCGGTGGTCTCATGGCCCTGCTGCTGCAGCAGGTAGAACCGCGGGTTGCCGCCTTGGTGCTGTGCGCCCCGGCATTGCATACCGAGCACGCTGACGGGCTGAGCGCCGAAGGATTGCCACCGACAATAATAATCCACGGCCGCCAGGACGATGTGGTACCCATCGCCAGTTCGCGCCGTTTCGGTGCTCCGCTGATTGAGGTGGATGATGGTCATCGATTGAATGCCAGCATTGTGCTGATGCTCAAGCAGGTGTTTGAATTGAAATGTCGGCTGCTGTATCCGGACGCCGCCCCAGCGCAGTAG
- the ppk1 gene encoding polyphosphate kinase 1, with protein MINQPFISKEISWLLFNARVLQEAADPQVPLLERLKFLGIFSSNLDEFFRVRVATLHRLLKIRKKAITLIGQDPKKILDEIQTMVLKQTNRFETLYEELLELLAAEQIFIRNETELSDAQKAFVMEYFHDKVRPFLVPLMLKRKTEPFVKDHLIYLAVTLHNSTNDNTDYALIQVPADKVSRFLQLPATNGTVEIILLDDIIRLGLADIFCYFDYDSFNAYTVKMTRDSELDVDDELFKTFPQKIQDGLTRRKSGIPVRFLYDRNMPEACLEQLRKNLDITNSDTCIPGGRYHNFKDFIGFPKLDRPHAYYPGNFEPQSHPWIEPNASMMDQIKQREVLLYFPYHDFSHIIDLLREAAIDPRVTTIRMTVYRLAKNSQIVNALVNAAQNGKKVFVVVELQARFDEEANLSWSSLLREDGVQVVHGLPGLKVHAKLCLITRHEGNEKVRYACIGTGNFHEGTAKLYTDHMLMTSNPHLTGEVHKVFEFFTNKYRIPIFRHLVVSPFQTRNKLRRLINTEIRQAKAGKPAWIDIKINNLSDQDIAKLLYKASNAGVKIRIIARSMFSLMPGIEKYSENIEAISIVDRFLEHSRFFIFCNEDDPKYFISSGDWLPRNFDRRVEVAAPIYDPQLRQQLRDCFELQWKDNCKARVWDAKMKNQFRKRTKKQPIIRSQIALIDHLQNTIHPVDS; from the coding sequence GTGATAAATCAACCATTTATCAGTAAAGAGATCAGCTGGTTACTCTTCAATGCCCGCGTATTGCAGGAGGCGGCCGACCCTCAGGTTCCCCTGCTGGAGCGCCTCAAGTTCCTCGGCATCTTCTCCTCCAATCTCGATGAATTTTTCCGTGTGCGCGTGGCCACCCTGCACCGGTTGCTGAAAATCCGCAAAAAAGCCATTACTCTGATCGGTCAGGATCCGAAAAAAATCCTCGACGAAATCCAGACCATGGTTCTCAAACAAACCAACAGATTTGAAACGCTCTACGAGGAATTGCTTGAACTGCTGGCTGCCGAACAGATATTTATTCGCAATGAAACCGAGCTCAGCGATGCACAAAAGGCGTTTGTCATGGAATACTTTCACGACAAGGTCCGCCCGTTTCTCGTTCCTCTGATGCTCAAACGCAAAACCGAACCGTTCGTCAAAGACCACCTGATCTATCTGGCCGTCACCTTGCACAACAGCACCAACGACAACACCGATTACGCATTGATTCAGGTTCCGGCAGACAAGGTGTCACGTTTTCTGCAACTCCCGGCCACTAACGGCACGGTGGAGATCATCCTGCTCGATGATATTATCCGCTTGGGTCTTGCCGATATCTTCTGCTACTTCGACTATGACAGTTTTAACGCCTACACCGTCAAAATGACCCGCGATTCCGAGTTGGATGTAGACGATGAGCTATTCAAAACCTTTCCGCAGAAAATTCAGGACGGCCTGACCCGGCGCAAGTCCGGCATCCCGGTCCGTTTTCTCTACGACCGCAACATGCCCGAAGCCTGCCTTGAGCAACTACGTAAAAATCTCGATATCACCAATAGCGACACCTGCATTCCCGGTGGCCGTTATCACAACTTTAAAGACTTTATCGGCTTTCCTAAACTGGACCGTCCACACGCGTATTATCCGGGGAATTTTGAGCCGCAGAGCCATCCGTGGATTGAACCCAACGCCTCCATGATGGATCAGATCAAACAACGTGAGGTACTGCTTTACTTCCCGTATCACGACTTCAGCCACATAATCGACCTGCTGCGTGAGGCGGCCATTGACCCGCGGGTCACCACCATCCGCATGACGGTCTACCGTTTGGCCAAGAACAGCCAGATCGTCAATGCTCTGGTCAACGCCGCACAAAACGGCAAAAAAGTCTTTGTCGTTGTTGAACTGCAGGCGCGCTTTGACGAAGAGGCCAATTTGTCGTGGTCGAGCCTGCTGCGTGAAGACGGCGTGCAGGTCGTTCACGGCCTGCCCGGCCTCAAAGTGCACGCCAAGTTGTGCCTGATCACTCGTCATGAGGGCAATGAAAAAGTGCGCTATGCCTGCATCGGCACCGGCAATTTTCACGAAGGCACGGCCAAGCTCTATACCGATCACATGCTGATGACCTCCAATCCTCACCTCACTGGCGAAGTGCACAAGGTGTTTGAGTTTTTCACCAACAAATACCGCATCCCCATCTTCCGTCATCTGGTGGTGTCGCCTTTTCAGACCCGCAATAAACTGCGCCGCCTGATCAACACTGAAATCCGCCAGGCCAAGGCGGGTAAACCGGCCTGGATCGACATCAAAATCAACAACCTGTCCGATCAGGATATCGCCAAGCTGCTCTACAAGGCCAGCAATGCCGGCGTCAAAATCCGCATCATCGCCCGCAGCATGTTTTCGCTGATGCCGGGTATTGAAAAATACAGTGAAAATATTGAGGCCATCAGCATTGTTGACCGGTTTTTAGAGCATTCGCGGTTTTTTATTTTTTGCAACGAGGACGATCCGAAGTATTTTATCTCTTCAGGCGACTGGTTACCGCGTAACTTTGACCGGCGTGTCGAAGTTGCGGCCCCCATCTACGACCCGCAACTGCGTCAACAATTGCGCGACTGTTTTGAATTGCAATGGAAAGACAACTGCAAGGCCCGAGTATGGGATGCCAAGATGAAAAACCAGTTTCGCAAACGGACCAAAAAACAACCAATCATTCGCTCACAGATAGCACTAATCGACCACTTGCAAAACACCATCCATCCTGTTGATTCATAG
- a CDS encoding CYTH domain-containing protein: MAVEIERKFLVVGDDWREQATSRSRFSQGYLSTLPGRSVRVRVADNNAWLTIKGATVGATRSEFEYAIPVNEAQEMLDNLCQRPLIEKWRYLIHIDGLTWEVDEFLGENQGLIVAELELDSEAQTFTRPDWLGVEVTDDPRYFNASLSVTPYSSWEKH, from the coding sequence GTGGCTGTCGAAATCGAACGCAAATTTCTCGTTGTTGGTGATGACTGGCGCGAACAGGCCACCTCGCGCAGTCGCTTCAGTCAAGGATACCTGTCCACCCTGCCCGGCCGGTCTGTGCGGGTACGCGTTGCCGATAACAACGCCTGGTTGACCATTAAAGGGGCAACCGTCGGCGCGACCCGCAGTGAATTTGAATATGCCATTCCTGTCAACGAGGCTCAGGAGATGCTCGACAACCTGTGTCAGCGCCCGCTCATCGAAAAATGGCGTTACCTGATCCACATTGATGGCCTGACCTGGGAAGTTGATGAGTTTCTCGGTGAAAACCAGGGATTGATCGTGGCGGAACTTGAACTCGACTCCGAAGCACAAACCTTTACCCGCCCTGATTGGCTCGGTGTCGAAGTCACAGACGACCCGCGCTACTTCAACGCCAGCCTGAGTGTCACCCCCTATTCAAGTTGGGAGAAACACTGA
- a CDS encoding SixA phosphatase family protein, with amino-acid sequence MSNRTKKLTLIRHAKSSWDDDELDDKQRPLTRRGEKDAACIGKWLKDQHWRPDGLWSSNALRALMTSKIIASTAKLSLSSLEKKKKLYLAEADNLMSLITNLDDRIDHIALVGHNPGLLDFVNALTGEMIETLPTCAVYIIEFPCRTWQEVTTGFGTTQAKITPKKLR; translated from the coding sequence ATGTCGAACAGAACAAAAAAGCTCACCCTGATCCGTCACGCCAAATCAAGCTGGGACGATGACGAACTCGACGACAAGCAACGCCCCCTCACCCGCCGCGGCGAAAAAGACGCCGCCTGCATCGGCAAATGGCTAAAAGATCAACATTGGCGGCCCGACGGCCTGTGGTCGAGCAATGCCCTGCGTGCCCTGATGACCAGCAAGATCATCGCCAGTACGGCAAAACTCAGCCTCAGCAGTCTGGAGAAAAAGAAAAAACTCTATCTGGCTGAAGCGGATAACCTGATGAGCCTAATCACCAACCTCGACGACCGCATTGACCATATCGCCCTGGTCGGTCACAACCCCGGCCTGCTTGACTTCGTCAATGCCCTTACCGGCGAGATGATCGAAACCCTGCCAACCTGCGCCGTGTATATCATAGAATTCCCCTGCCGCACCTGGCAGGAAGTCACCACAGGATTCGGCACCACCCAGGCTAAGATCACCCCCAAAAAACTACGCTGA